From the genome of Halorussus caseinilyticus, one region includes:
- the lonB gene encoding ATP-dependent protease LonB — protein sequence MSKDTDNEAPPPEQSTGQDSPGFEDLGSDVEPDVTDDEAVEADLLGGLEIETTDEIEIPDRLVDQVIGQDHARDVVQKAAKQRRHVMMIGTPGTGKSMLAKAMSELLPKEDLQDVLVYHNPDDGNEPKVRTVPAGKGEQIIEAHKEEARKRNQMRSFLMWVIIAIVVGYSLLIATRPLLGILAAGVIYLAFRYGSRGNDAMIPNLLVNHADQTTAPFEDATGAHAGALLGDVRHDPFQSGGMETPSHDRVEPGAIHKANKGVLFVDEINTLDIRSQQKLMTAIQEGEFSITGQSERSSGAMVQTEPVPCDFIMIAAGNMDAMENMHPALRSRIKGYGYEVYMDDTIDDTPEMRRKYTRFIAQEVEKDGRLPHFNEEAVEEIILEAQRRSGRKDHLTLKLRDLGGLVRVAGDIARAANKDQTEREDVLQAKRRSRSIEQQVADDYIERRKDYELTVNQGEVVGRVNGLAVMGEDSGIVLPVMAEVTPSQGPGEVIATGQLKEMAQEAVQNVSAIIKKFSDEDITEKDVHIQFVQAGQQGVDGDSASITVAAAVISALEEIPVEQDLAMTGSLSVRGDVLPVGGVTHKIEAAAKAGLDRVIIPAANEDDVMIEEEYEEQIEIIPVSHISEVLEVALAGEAEKDSLVDRLKNITGSALERQVGRQGTGSPSPQ from the coding sequence ATGAGTAAGGACACCGATAACGAGGCTCCGCCGCCGGAGCAGTCAACCGGACAAGACAGTCCGGGCTTCGAAGACCTCGGTAGTGACGTTGAACCCGACGTGACGGACGACGAGGCAGTCGAAGCCGACCTGCTCGGCGGATTGGAGATAGAGACCACCGACGAAATCGAGATTCCCGACCGACTGGTGGATCAGGTCATCGGGCAGGACCACGCTCGGGATGTCGTCCAGAAGGCGGCCAAACAGCGCCGCCACGTCATGATGATTGGCACGCCCGGAACGGGCAAGTCGATGCTGGCGAAGGCGATGAGCGAACTCCTGCCGAAAGAGGACCTACAGGACGTACTCGTCTACCACAACCCCGACGACGGTAACGAGCCGAAAGTCCGGACGGTCCCGGCCGGAAAGGGCGAGCAGATAATCGAGGCCCACAAGGAAGAGGCCCGCAAGCGCAACCAGATGCGGTCGTTCCTGATGTGGGTCATCATCGCCATCGTGGTGGGGTACTCGCTCCTCATCGCTACCCGACCGCTACTGGGCATCCTCGCGGCGGGCGTCATCTATCTCGCGTTCCGCTACGGGTCGCGGGGCAACGACGCGATGATTCCAAACCTGCTGGTCAACCACGCCGACCAGACCACCGCGCCCTTCGAGGACGCCACCGGTGCCCACGCCGGTGCCCTGCTGGGCGACGTGCGCCACGACCCCTTCCAGTCCGGCGGGATGGAGACCCCGAGCCACGACCGCGTGGAACCGGGAGCCATCCACAAGGCCAACAAGGGCGTGCTGTTCGTGGACGAGATAAACACCCTCGACATCCGCAGTCAGCAGAAGCTGATGACCGCGATTCAGGAGGGCGAATTCTCCATCACGGGCCAGTCCGAGCGCTCCTCGGGCGCGATGGTTCAGACCGAACCCGTCCCCTGCGACTTCATCATGATTGCCGCGGGGAACATGGACGCGATGGAGAACATGCACCCGGCGCTCCGGTCGCGCATCAAGGGATACGGCTACGAGGTGTACATGGACGACACCATCGACGATACCCCGGAGATGCGCCGGAAGTACACCCGGTTCATCGCCCAAGAGGTCGAGAAAGACGGTCGCCTGCCCCATTTCAACGAGGAAGCGGTCGAAGAGATAATCCTCGAAGCACAGCGTCGGTCGGGCCGAAAGGACCACCTCACGCTCAAGCTTCGTGACCTCGGCGGACTCGTTCGCGTGGCGGGGGACATCGCTCGCGCCGCGAACAAAGACCAGACCGAGCGCGAGGACGTGCTTCAGGCCAAGCGCCGGAGTCGCTCCATCGAGCAACAGGTCGCCGACGACTACATCGAACGCCGCAAGGACTACGAACTCACCGTCAATCAGGGCGAAGTCGTCGGCCGCGTCAACGGACTCGCGGTCATGGGCGAGGACTCCGGTATCGTCCTCCCCGTGATGGCCGAAGTGACCCCTTCGCAGGGTCCCGGCGAAGTCATCGCCACGGGGCAACTCAAGGAGATGGCTCAGGAGGCAGTCCAGAACGTCTCGGCCATCATCAAGAAGTTCAGCGACGAGGACATCACCGAGAAGGACGTTCACATCCAGTTCGTCCAAGCCGGTCAACAGGGCGTAGACGGCGACTCGGCGTCGATTACGGTCGCGGCCGCCGTCATCTCGGCCCTCGAAGAGATTCCGGTCGAACAGGACCTCGCCATGACCGGTTCGCTGTCAGTCCGGGGCGACGTGTTGCCGGTCGGCGGCGTCACGCACAAAATCGAGGCCGCGGCGAAGGCGGGTCTCGACCGGGTTATCATCCCGGCGGCCAACGAGGACGACGTGATGATAGAAGAGGAGTACGAGGAACAGATAGAAATCATCCCCGTCTCCCACATCAGCGAGGTTCTCGAAGTCGCCCTCGCGGGCGAGGCCGAGAAGGACAGCCTCGTGGACCGCCTGAAGAACATCACCGGGTCGGCGCTCGAACGGCAGGTCGGCCGTCAGGGTACAGGCAGTCCGAGTCCGCAGTAG
- a CDS encoding nicotinamide-nucleotide adenylyltransferase — protein sequence MTRGFYIGRFQPYHNGHHNVVQSIAEEVDELVLGIGSAGDSHTQHDPFTAGERIMMITKSLVESDLVTYAVPIEDLDRNSVWVSHVQSMSPDFDVAYSNNPLVIQLFEEAGVEVRQSPMYNRDVLEGTEVRDRMIEGKDWERLVPDAVVEVVEETGGLERIQRVSDSDSNGE from the coding sequence ATGACCCGCGGGTTCTACATCGGTCGCTTCCAACCGTACCACAACGGACACCACAACGTGGTCCAGTCTATCGCCGAGGAAGTAGACGAGTTAGTCCTCGGTATCGGGAGTGCGGGCGATTCGCACACACAACACGACCCGTTCACCGCGGGCGAGCGAATCATGATGATAACCAAGTCGCTGGTCGAGTCGGACCTCGTGACCTACGCGGTTCCCATCGAGGACTTGGACCGCAACTCGGTGTGGGTCAGTCACGTCCAGAGCATGAGTCCGGACTTCGACGTGGCCTACTCGAACAACCCGCTCGTCATCCAGTTGTTCGAGGAGGCTGGCGTCGAGGTGCGCCAGTCGCCGATGTACAACCGCGACGTACTGGAGGGAACCGAGGTCCGCGACCGGATGATAGAGGGGAAAGACTGGGAGCGTCTGGTGCCGGACGCGGTGGTCGAAGTCGTCGAGGAGACCGGCGGCTTGGAGCGGATTCAGCGCGTGAGCGACTCGGACAGCAACGGGGAGTAG
- the pyrF gene encoding orotidine-5'-phosphate decarboxylase, with the protein MTAFFDRLADRIAEVDSIVSVGLDPDTDRLPAEVRDADLPRWEFNRRIVDATADHAAVFKPNAAFYEDPDGWRALERTVEHAREKGVPVLLDAKRADIGNTSRQYAKVLDSVDAITLNPFLGRDSLAPFLDREDAGCFLLCRTSNPGGADVQELELADGDLVYERVADLASEWSEDGNGNVGLVVGATTPDELRTVRERVPDLPFLVPGVGAQGGDAEAAATYATATNGAGLVNSTRGIIFAGEESDQSYADAAEEAARDLKERLNRYR; encoded by the coding sequence ATGACCGCGTTCTTCGACCGACTCGCCGACCGCATCGCCGAGGTGGACAGCATCGTGTCGGTCGGGTTGGACCCCGACACAGACCGCTTGCCCGCCGAGGTCCGAGACGCCGACCTACCGCGCTGGGAGTTCAACCGCCGAATCGTCGACGCGACCGCCGACCACGCCGCCGTCTTCAAGCCCAACGCGGCGTTCTACGAGGACCCCGACGGGTGGCGCGCGCTGGAGCGGACCGTCGAACACGCCCGCGAGAAGGGCGTCCCGGTCCTGCTCGACGCCAAGCGCGCCGACATCGGCAACACCTCCCGACAGTACGCGAAGGTACTCGACTCGGTGGACGCCATCACCCTCAATCCGTTCCTCGGCCGGGACTCGCTCGCGCCGTTCCTCGACCGGGAGGACGCGGGGTGTTTCCTGCTCTGTCGGACCTCGAACCCCGGCGGCGCGGACGTACAGGAGTTGGAACTCGCCGACGGGGACCTCGTGTACGAGCGCGTGGCCGACCTCGCCAGCGAGTGGAGCGAGGACGGCAACGGCAACGTCGGTCTCGTCGTCGGCGCGACCACCCCCGACGAACTCCGGACGGTCCGCGAGCGAGTCCCCGACCTGCCGTTCCTCGTCCCCGGCGTCGGCGCACAGGGCGGCGACGCCGAGGCCGCCGCAACCTACGCCACGGCGACGAACGGCGCTGGACTGGTCAACTCCACGCGGGGCATCATCTTCGCCGGAGAAGAGTCGGACCAATCGTACGCCGACGCCGCCGAGGAAGCCGCCCGCGACCTGAAAGAGCGACTGAACCGGTACCGATAG
- a CDS encoding DUF7520 family protein: MSTNATVSGRPIFAAVAVIVVLLAGGIGAIVGASGQKRAVSMDLLGVVSFQMSPVSMAAFGMLVTAGVLALLFGLVTLASRYDDADERA; this comes from the coding sequence GTGAGTACCAACGCGACAGTCTCCGGACGGCCCATCTTCGCCGCCGTCGCCGTCATTGTCGTCCTCTTGGCGGGCGGCATCGGCGCTATCGTCGGCGCGTCCGGGCAGAAGCGCGCCGTCTCGATGGACCTTCTCGGCGTCGTCTCGTTCCAGATGTCGCCCGTCTCGATGGCGGCGTTCGGCATGCTCGTGACCGCGGGCGTGCTGGCGCTCCTGTTCGGTCTCGTCACCCTCGCGTCCCGGTACGACGACGCCGACGAGCGCGCCTGA
- a CDS encoding trimeric intracellular cation channel family protein, giving the protein MNVVGLLAFAVVGSLRGADADLDVLGVAVLGVLTALGGGVTRDLLVDSVPVALRSTTDVSVVLFGVVAGIALARLGDDLTDQSLTDHAVVLLPDAVGLAAFATTGALVATDAGLSAFGVVVLATVTGVGGGLVSDVLLRNVPFVLVEDFYATCAIVGGSVFWLVATVGVGQRASALVCAVVVFGLRSLAIRYEWELPTV; this is encoded by the coding sequence ATGAACGTCGTCGGCCTGCTGGCGTTCGCGGTCGTCGGGTCGCTCCGGGGTGCGGACGCCGACCTCGACGTGCTGGGTGTCGCGGTCCTCGGGGTGCTGACCGCTCTCGGTGGCGGCGTCACCCGCGACCTGCTGGTGGACAGTGTTCCGGTGGCGCTCCGCTCTACGACCGACGTGAGCGTCGTGCTGTTCGGCGTCGTCGCTGGCATCGCACTGGCCCGACTCGGCGACGACCTGACGGACCAATCGCTGACGGACCACGCGGTCGTCCTGCTCCCCGACGCGGTCGGACTGGCGGCGTTCGCTACCACGGGCGCGCTCGTCGCCACCGACGCCGGGCTTTCAGCGTTCGGCGTGGTCGTCCTCGCAACAGTGACCGGCGTCGGCGGCGGTCTCGTCAGCGATGTCCTCCTTCGGAACGTCCCGTTCGTCCTCGTGGAAGACTTTTACGCGACCTGCGCTATCGTCGGTGGAAGCGTCTTCTGGCTGGTTGCCACGGTCGGCGTCGGTCAGCGCGCGAGTGCGCTCGTCTGTGCGGTCGTGGTCTTCGGACTGCGCTCGCTGGCTATTCGCTACGAGTGGGAGTTACCGACGGTGTAA
- a CDS encoding SAM hydrolase/SAM-dependent halogenase family protein yields the protein MITLASDFGTPYPAAMKGVMLQRTDARLVDVAHDFPRQDVRATAFWLREVLPYFPPAVHLVVVDPGVGTDRAALAVRAGDHALVGPDNGVLLPVARELADSEGTEVEVFEVEYADPASSTFHGRDVFAPAAAAIHEEGVESFHERDDVVPDDGFEDLRFPDPELEGATAVGEVLVVDGFGNAVTNLPAELLDGRESVAVNGESAPVARAYAEVAPGERLVTVGSHGNVELAVNRGRGDDAFGVSVSDEIHVEV from the coding sequence ATGATAACGCTCGCTTCCGACTTCGGCACGCCCTACCCCGCCGCGATGAAGGGCGTTATGCTCCAGCGAACCGATGCGCGACTGGTGGACGTGGCCCACGACTTCCCCCGCCAAGACGTGCGAGCGACCGCGTTCTGGCTTCGAGAGGTCCTGCCGTACTTCCCGCCCGCGGTCCACCTCGTCGTCGTGGACCCCGGCGTCGGCACCGACCGGGCGGCGCTCGCGGTGCGGGCGGGCGACCACGCGCTGGTCGGACCGGACAACGGTGTCCTGCTTCCGGTCGCACGCGAGTTGGCCGACAGCGAGGGCACGGAGGTCGAGGTGTTCGAAGTCGAGTACGCCGACCCCGCGAGTTCCACCTTCCACGGCCGGGACGTGTTCGCGCCCGCCGCCGCCGCAATCCACGAGGAAGGCGTCGAATCGTTCCACGAGCGCGACGACGTGGTGCCCGACGACGGCTTCGAGGACCTGCGCTTTCCCGACCCCGAACTCGAAGGAGCCACCGCCGTCGGCGAGGTGCTGGTCGTGGACGGGTTCGGCAACGCCGTCACCAACCTCCCCGCGGAACTGCTCGACGGCCGGGAGTCGGTTGCGGTCAACGGCGAGTCCGCGCCCGTCGCGCGGGCCTACGCCGAAGTCGCGCCGGGCGAGCGACTCGTCACGGTCGGAAGCCACGGCAACGTCGAGTTGGCGGTCAACCGTGGCCGGGGCGACGACGCCTTCGGCGTCTCGGTCAGCGACGAAATCCACGTCGAGGTGTAG
- a CDS encoding GHMP kinase produces the protein MRAFAPGSVTAVFAPGETADQSKGASVAIADGVVADVREGDADESVVTVGGDPTDFDPVELALETLGVSARSDLTAEVPIGRGFGASGAATLATAIAANAEFGLDYSREQLVEVAHRAEVEAGTGLGDVFVQNRGGLVVGDGGEPRKFERETPIEYASFGPIATDEALADDDLMATVAREGSATLDALPDDPTLADLTREAWDFAEAIGLPTDEVREAVADVEAAGGVASMAMVGETVFAVGAEGVLPNRTEVCPEGARLR, from the coding sequence ATGAGAGCTTTCGCCCCCGGAAGCGTCACCGCCGTCTTCGCACCGGGAGAGACCGCGGACCAGTCGAAGGGCGCGAGCGTCGCCATCGCCGACGGCGTGGTCGCGGACGTGCGGGAGGGAGACGCCGACGAGTCGGTCGTCACCGTCGGCGGCGACCCGACCGACTTCGACCCCGTGGAGTTGGCCCTCGAAACCCTCGGCGTCTCGGCCCGTTCGGACCTCACCGCCGAGGTCCCAATCGGTCGCGGGTTCGGCGCGAGCGGTGCCGCGACCCTCGCCACCGCAATCGCCGCGAACGCGGAGTTCGGACTCGACTACTCCCGCGAGCAACTGGTCGAAGTCGCCCACCGCGCGGAAGTCGAGGCCGGGACGGGTCTCGGCGACGTGTTCGTCCAGAACCGCGGCGGACTGGTGGTCGGCGACGGCGGCGAACCGCGGAAGTTCGAGCGCGAGACCCCAATCGAGTACGCCAGTTTCGGTCCCATCGCCACCGACGAGGCGCTGGCCGACGACGACCTCATGGCCACCGTCGCGCGCGAGGGGTCGGCCACCCTCGACGCGCTTCCCGACGACCCCACGCTCGCGGACCTGACCCGCGAGGCGTGGGACTTCGCGGAAGCCATCGGCCTGCCGACCGACGAGGTTCGGGAAGCAGTCGCGGACGTGGAGGCCGCAGGCGGGGTCGCGAGCATGGCGATGGTCGGCGAGACGGTGTTCGCCGTCGGCGCGGAGGGCGTCCTGCCCAACCGGACCGAGGTGTGTCCTGAGGGCGCGCGACTGCGGTGA
- the thsA gene encoding thermosome subunit alpha — protein MGGRPMFILAEDTERTHGEDAQRSNISAGKAVSEAVRTTLGPRGMDKMLVTDTGDVTITNDGATILETMDIEHPAAQMIVEVAEAQEDEVGDGTTTAAVLAGELLAKAESLLDDDVHPTTIVEGYGQARTIAIDAIDSLVLDGELDDELLGHVAESSMTGKGTGDVTTEKLADLVVRAVRHAEGEEGVVRDNVRVHTQTGGSSSATELVKGVISDAEAVHANMPREVEDATIAVVDEKFGVRETEIDAEYSVESVDQLTAAMDAEDRELREYADVLSSAGVDVVFSTDSIEDRVAAYLANAGILAFENVDDDEARAIASATGASRTSKVADIEDADLGNAESVRVRTFGDEDLAFVEGGAAAEAVTMLVRGGTEHVVDELERALSDALDVTTAALDTGGVVPGAGATEIAIANHVREEAASIEGRRQLAVEAFADAMDVLPRTLAENTGMDPIDGLVDLRAENESEEGHAGIIAEGEHGEVGDPVDAGILDPGAVKREAVESATEAATMIVRIDDVIAAE, from the coding sequence ATGGGAGGCCGACCGATGTTCATCCTCGCGGAGGACACCGAGCGAACGCACGGCGAAGACGCCCAGCGGTCGAACATCTCGGCCGGGAAAGCGGTGAGCGAGGCGGTACGCACGACGCTCGGGCCTCGCGGGATGGACAAGATGCTCGTGACCGACACGGGCGACGTGACCATTACCAACGACGGGGCGACCATTCTGGAGACGATGGACATCGAACACCCCGCGGCACAGATGATTGTCGAAGTCGCGGAGGCCCAAGAGGACGAGGTGGGCGACGGTACGACGACGGCGGCGGTCCTCGCGGGCGAACTGCTCGCCAAGGCCGAGAGCCTGCTGGACGACGACGTACATCCGACGACAATCGTAGAGGGGTACGGTCAGGCGCGCACCATCGCCATCGACGCAATCGACTCGCTGGTCCTCGACGGGGAGTTGGACGACGAACTTCTGGGACACGTCGCCGAGTCCAGCATGACCGGCAAGGGAACCGGCGACGTGACGACCGAGAAGTTGGCGGACCTCGTGGTCCGGGCCGTCCGCCACGCCGAGGGCGAGGAGGGCGTCGTCCGGGACAACGTGCGCGTCCACACCCAGACCGGCGGGTCCTCGTCGGCGACCGAACTCGTGAAGGGCGTCATCAGTGACGCCGAGGCGGTCCACGCGAACATGCCCCGAGAAGTCGAAGACGCCACCATCGCGGTGGTGGACGAGAAGTTCGGCGTGCGCGAGACAGAAATCGACGCCGAGTACAGCGTCGAGAGCGTAGACCAGTTGACCGCCGCGATGGACGCCGAGGACCGCGAACTCCGAGAGTACGCCGACGTGCTCTCGTCGGCGGGCGTGGACGTGGTGTTCTCGACCGACTCCATCGAAGACCGAGTGGCGGCGTACCTCGCCAACGCTGGTATCCTCGCCTTCGAGAACGTGGACGACGACGAGGCCCGCGCCATCGCCTCGGCGACCGGCGCGAGTCGCACCTCGAAGGTCGCCGACATCGAAGACGCCGACCTCGGAAATGCCGAGTCGGTTCGCGTCCGGACCTTCGGCGACGAGGACCTCGCCTTCGTGGAGGGCGGCGCGGCCGCAGAAGCGGTCACGATGCTGGTCAGGGGAGGCACCGAACACGTCGTTGACGAACTCGAACGCGCGCTTTCGGACGCCCTCGACGTGACGACTGCGGCCCTCGACACCGGCGGCGTGGTCCCCGGCGCGGGCGCGACCGAAATCGCCATCGCCAACCACGTCCGCGAGGAGGCCGCGAGCATCGAGGGCCGACGCCAACTCGCGGTCGAAGCGTTCGCCGACGCGATGGACGTACTTCCCCGCACCCTCGCGGAGAACACCGGCATGGACCCCATCGACGGACTCGTGGACCTCCGCGCCGAGAACGAGTCCGAGGAAGGCCACGCCGGAATCATCGCCGAGGGCGAACACGGCGAGGTCGGCGACCCAGTGGACGCGGGCATCCTCGACCCCGGAGCGGTCAAGCGCGAGGCGGTCGAGTCGGCGACGGAGGCCGCGACGATGATAGTCCGCATCGACGACGTGATTGCCGCGGAGTAA